ACATTGATGCGGGTTCCCGATATCTAGTCTCTTATCGATTGCGCTCGCGTTTCACTCCGAAACGTTACTTCTCCGGGTCCGATCGAGGTGGACCGCGAGCAGGCGCTCGTCCGAGCACGGATACGCGAGCCGAGGCACCACCCCGGCAGCAAGGCGCAACGCATTTCCTACACCCAAAGCAAATTTCGGACCAGACACCGGTCCCGCTAAAACCTTGAGTCGCAGCGGTTTCATTTCATGTCGCCGCGTGGGGGTCGGGTCGAGTCGGGGGAAAAGCCTACGCTCGCTCACGTCGGAAGCGTGTCCATCCGGCCCAGGCAGAAACGAGCAGGACGGATGCCAAGCTTACGAGACCGCCCAGCCGAAGAGACCGTGGACGGTAAGAAAACCGGACGAGGTGCTCGCCCTCGGGAACGGCGACGGCTCGAAACGCATGCTGCGTTCTCAGAATCTCTGTCTCCCGTCCGTCGACCTGCGCGATCCAGCCGGGGCGAAGCGTGTCCAAGAGCACCGCATAGCCAGCCCGCGGAGACCGCGTTTCGATCTCGACGAGCTCGGGTGCATAAGTAGCGATCCGCGCGGCGTCCTTGCGGAAAAACCCCGATGCACCTCGGCCGGTTT
The genomic region above belongs to Vicinamibacteria bacterium and contains:
- a CDS encoding YfhO family protein translates to LPRAYFVVASTVPSEAQTLEGLGCWSVHDGVQVTSDETGRGASGFFRKDAARIATYAPELVEIETRSPRAGYAVLLDTLRPGWIAQVDGRETEILRTQHAFRAVAVPEGEHLVRFSYRPRSLRLGGLVSLASVLLVSAWAGWTRFRRERA